One Mycosarcoma maydis chromosome 9, whole genome shotgun sequence DNA window includes the following coding sequences:
- a CDS encoding sulfite reductase subunit alpha (related to MET10 - sulfite reductase flavin-binding subunit), with protein sequence MAATSSQSLYQSAAIFAGGLAIGAGTLALSRAAFAPAHKPNKSIKRKVSDAKLRTADASKSSSTAVTAKNTATALAGITADGRTDPPASQQLDHVDAKGAGPAAPAKPELPGHVAPNGVDATAGGQKLTGLVNAQPINAAAPEPEPANRAKHVDARMDLSTVQGPSEAETAAKIAAQSWLLGISSTKLTSTAAIDSIAYGNSTAIFSYESQANGGFGSFSEQEAQLAAEKGWFKGRPSVFKMQTRSGAGNAIIGYLNAKGGSSSTEPTKVVTALTNAAGFAAMAPALVSYHGSDNAKLVLQVSAATHAAEHGQELNITNDYASILSTAAALGDSFEVVLSATRQEAVDLAQYAYQSPKNVVHIFDGAFAGREVGTLNIPTKGQKVDAPEPFLFTGSPKAQTVLVVPSGSHSQAARAVLVTLPPAVRHNVALLSVRSLRDWDEADLRKALPKSVESLHVLEEVSGGVVAGQLYEDIVSSVFDVEFAGSDIPSHVFPLALAPGQNLTAAELSKLLETLSGNHNAALKLQDVIDEADGDHADLLALSGASVLSFFDSEISPTAPLAQLTARAIRDRGSDTQLHARLLSRYDNFEASGILRSDIILSSRPESAADAPIVLAAEENVAKVLVVSDPATTLRSYAPFQSLARGGTVIFNTPGWDVAELDSKLRAEDKRVLAQKSARLLLIDAAAVVEKLNTKTANASGGKAKVGDNVVPAEIAAAVLLVAVLRVQLNISGAALAAFLKRVIGTAPVGINGVEGLVLAAESAIQLHAFNDEEWSRAEPISEAEQNAPLRPTQIRYNGFGPNPDAATVGIEAAPFRSTWAQSAWQHLFSEAYDTKLDSLRPDLPEQTWVVEVTENRRLTPVDYDRNVFHMELSTKGTDLKYEVGEALGVHGWNDEEEVAEFIRWAGFDADEIVNAPSLTEAGKHESRTVFQTLQQNLDIFGKPPKRFYEELGKLATNRDEARWLRFISSAEGSYTFKKLSEIETLTYADVLRMFPSARLPVDQLLTLVEPIKPRHYSIASAQAAVGESIHLLIVTVDWKTPSGSPRYGQCTRYLSQLKPGAKVTVSLKPSVMKLPPIDSQPIIMAGLGTGAAPFRAFIQARAHKKAQGIDVGPLVYYFGSRYRSAEYLYGEELEAYTQDGVIQHMGLAFSRDTSKKVYIQHKILEDGDLLTQYLGPEIEKLEAAGGKAEVVLQDGLINDEDVEEGKKGYFFVCGPTWPVPDIHEALVGAFVKKGLTKDQAEKKMEALKEDERYVLEVY encoded by the coding sequence ATGGCTGCTACGTCGTCCCAGTCGCTCTACCAGAGCGCTGCGATCTTCGCCGGTGGTCTCGCCATCGGCGCCGGTACGCTCGCGCTTTCGCGTGCCGCCTTTGCCCCCGCTCACAAGCCCAACAAGTCGATCAAGCGCAAGGTTTCggatgccaagctgcgcacTGCCGACGCCTCCAAGTCCAGCTCCACCGCCGTCACTGCCAAGAATACCGCTACTGCCCTTGCCGGCATCACCGCCGATGGCCGTACCGACCCTCCTGCTTcccagcagctcgaccatGTTGACGCCAAAGGCGCTGGccctgctgctcctgccaAGCCTGAATTGCCTGGACATGTCGCTCCCAACGGCGTTGATGCTACCGCTGGTGGCCAGAAACTCACTGGTCTCGTCAACGCTCAGCCCATCAACGCTGCCGCTCCTGAGCCCGAGCCTGCCAACCGCGCcaagcatgtcgatgcCCGCATGGATCTCAGTACCGTTCAGGGCCCTTCCGAGGCCGAGACCGCCGCCAAGATTGCCGCCCAATCTTGGTTGCTCGGCATCTCCAGCACTAAGCTCACCAGCACCGCCGCTATCGACTCGATTGCTTACGGCAACAGTACCGCCATCTTCAGCTACGAGAGCCAAGCCAACGGCGGTTTCGGCTCCTTCAGTGAGCAGGAGGCACAACTCGCCGCCGAAAAGGGCTGGTTCAAGGGCCGCCCCTCGGTTTTCAAGATGCAGACCCGCTCCGGCGCCGgcaacgccatcatcggTTACCTTAACGCCAAGGGTGGTTCTTCCTCCACCGAGCCCACCAAGGTTGTGACCGCGCTCACCAAcgctgctggctttgctGCCATGGCTCCGGCGCTCGTCTCGTACCACGGCTCGGATAACGCCAAGCTTGTGCTGCAGGTATCGGCCGCTACCCACGCTGCCGAGCACGGTCAGGAGCTCAACATCACCAACGACTACGCCTCGATCCTctcgactgctgctgctcttggcgACTCGTTCGAGGTCGTTCTCTCCGCTACTCGTCAGGAGGCTGTTGACCTTGCCCAATACGCTTACCAGTCGCCCAAGAACGTCGTTCACATCTTTGATGGTGCGTTTGCTGGTCGCGAGGTCGGCACGCTCAACATCCCCACCAAGGGTCAGAAGGTCGACGCTCCCGAACCTTTCCTCTTTACCGGCTCGCCAAAGGCCCAGACGGTCCTCGTTGTCCCCAGCGGCTCTCACAGCCAGGCTGCGCGTGCTGTGCTCGTCACTCTGCCTCCCGCTGTGCGCCACAACGTCGCCCTCCTCTCGGTTCGCAGCCTGCGCGACTGGGATGAGGCTGACCTCCGCAAAGCGCTCCCCAAGTCGGTCGAGAGCCTTCACGTCCTCGAGGAGGTCTCTGGCGGTGTCGTTGCCGGCCAGCTTTACGAAGACATTGTCTCTTCCGTCTTTGACGTCGAATTTGCCGGTTCCGACATTCCCTCGCACGTGTTCCCTCTGGCATTGGCTCCAGGCCAGAACTTGACCGCTGCCGAGCtcagcaagctgctcgagacgctgagTGGCAACCACAACGCGGCTCTCAAGCTGCAGGACGTTatcgacgaggccgacgGCGACCACGCCGACCTGCTCGCCCTTTCCGGTGCTTCGgttctttctttcttcgACAGCGAGATCAGCCCCACCGCTCCTCTAGCCCAGCTCACTGCTCGTGCCATTCGCGACCGTGGCTCTGACACCCAGCTCCACGCCCGTCTGCTGTCGCGTTACGACAACTTTGAGGCATCGGGCATCCTCCGTTCCGACATCATTCTGTCGAGCCGTCCTGAGTCGGCTGCCGACGCGCCCATCGTCCTTGCCGCCGAGGAGAACGTCGCCAAGGTGCTCGTGGTCAGCGATCCCGCCACTACGCTCAGAAGCTACGCTCCCTTCCAGTCGCTCGCCCGTGGTGGTACTGTCATCTTCAACACGCCCGGATGGGAtgtcgccgagctcgactcgaagcTGCGCGCCGAGGACAAGCGTGTACTCGCCCAGAAGAGCGCCCGTCTCTTGCTtatcgatgctgctgccgtcgtTGAAAAGCTCAACACCAAGACCGCCAACGCCAGCGGCGGCAAGGCCAAGGTCGGTGACAATGTCGTCCCCGCTGAGATTGCCGCCGCCGTCCTCCTTGTGGCTGTTCTGCGTGTCCAGCTCAACATTTCTGGTGCCGCCCTCGCTGCTTTCCTCAAACGCGTCATTGGTACCGCTCCCGTGGGCATCAATGGCGTCGAGGGTCTCGTCTTGGCTGCCGAGAGCGCCATTCAGCTCCATGCCTTCAACGACGAAGAGTGGTCCCGCGCTGAGCCCATCTCGGAGGCCGAGCAGAATGCTCCTCTGCGTCCTACCCAGATTCGCTACAACGGCTTCGGTCCCAACCCTGATGCTGCCACCGTTGGCATTGAGGCTGCTCCGTTCCGCAGCACCTGGGCGCAGTCTGCCTGGCAGCACCTCTTCTCTGAGGCGTACGATACCAAGCTTGACTCCCTTCGACCGGACCTGCCCGAGCAGACTTGGGTCGTCGAGGTTACCGAGAACCGACGTCTCACCCCGGTCGACTATGACCGAAACGTCTTCCATATGGAGCTCAGCACCAAGGGCACTGATCTCAAGTACGAGGTCGGCGAGGCTCTTGGTGTCCACGGCTGgaacgacgaggaggaagtCGCCGAGTTCATCCGATGGGCCGGTttcgacgccgacgagatCGTCAACGCTCCCAGCCTCACCGAGGCGGGCAAGCACGAGAGCCGCACCGTCTTCCagacgctgcagcagaACCTCGACATCTTTGGAAAGCCGCCCAAGCGCTTTTACGAggagcttggcaagcttgCTACCAACCGTGACGAGGCTCGCTGGTTGCGTTTCATCAGCTCTGCTGAGGGTTCATACACCTTCAAGAAGCTTTCGGAGATCGAGACTTTGACGTATGCCGATGTGCTGCGCATGTTCCCTTCGGCTCGTCTCCCTGTCGACCAGCTGCTGACGCTGGTCGAGCCCATCAAGCCTCGCCACTATTCGATCGCCTCGGCTCAGGCAGCCGTGGGTGAGTCGATTCACCTGCTCATTGTCACGGTGGACTGGAAGACGCCCAGTGGCAGCCCACGCTACGGTCAGTGCACGCGCTACCTCTCTCAGCTCAAGCCAGGTGCCAAGGTGACCGTCTCGCTCAAGCCTTCGGTGATGAAGCTGCCTCCTATCGATTCGCAGCCCATCATCATGGCTGGTCTCGGTACTGGTGCCGCCCCCTTCCGAGCTTTCATCCAGGCTCGTGCACACAAGAAGGCGCAGGGTATCGACGTTGGTCCACTCGTTTACTACTTTGGCTCTCGTTACCGCTCCGCCGAGTACCTCTATGGCGAGGAGCTTGAGGCCTACACTCAGGACGGTGTCATCCAGCACATGGGTCTCGCCTTCTCCCGTGACACCTCCAAGAAGGTCTACATCCAGCACAAGATCTTGGAGGATGGCGATCTGCTCACCCAGTACCTCGGTCCCGAGATTGAGAAGCTTGAAGCCGCCGGTGGTAAGGCCGAGGTGGTACTCCAGGACGGCCTGAtcaacgacgaggacgTCGAGGAGGGCAAGAAGGGTTACTTCTTCGTCTGCGGTCCTACCTGGCCGGTTCCCGACATTCACGAGGCGCTTGTGGGTGCTTTCGTTAAGAAGGGTTTGACCAAGGATCAggccgagaagaagatggaggCTCTCAAGGAGGACGAGCGATACGTTCTCGAGGTGTACTAG
- a CDS encoding putative Autophagy-related protein 12 — MTVPSAMTPSQELDRQLGSAATISAAGSTSVAALQALEQYKKRDSSKVVVRFKAIGNAPIMKNNHFRITAFNRFQAVTVFLRKELNFKPSDSLFLYINASFSPAPDDTVGNLYRCFGTEGHLIVNYSTTAAWG, encoded by the exons ATGACAGTACCAAGCGCTATGACGCCAAGTCAAG AGCTAGACAGGCAGCTTGGGTCAGCAGCCACAATATCAGCCGCAGGGAGCACCTCGGTAGCGGCCTTGCAAGCGCTCGAACAGTACAAGAAGCGCGATTCATCCAAGG TCGTCGTGCGATTTAAAGCGATAGGCAATGCACCCATCATGAAG AACAACCACTTTCGCATCACAGCATTTAATCGCTTTCAGGCTGTCACGGTCTTCTTGCGTAAAGAGCTCAACTTCAAGCCTTCCGACTCCCTC TTCCTGTACATCAACGCTTCCTTCAGTCCAGCGCCGGACGACACCGTGGGCAATCTGTACAGG TGCTTTGGTACCGAAGGTCACCTGATTGTCAACTACagcacaacagcagcttggGGTTAG
- a CDS encoding 60S ribosomal protein uL30 has product MSAQIRTTVPAAHDVLVPETLLKKRKSDAKAREEKAAKAAETKKANLAKRKVIFKRAEQYTKEYRSAEREEIRLRRAAKAKGDFYVAGQPKVVFVVRLRGINNIAPKPRKILQLLRLLQINNGVFVRLTKATSQMLQLVQPYVTYGAPNLKTIRELVYKRGYAKVNRQRLPINDNKIIEENLGKFGILSIEDIVHEIATCGPNFKAVSNFLWAFKLSNPNGGFKGKKLTHYTEGGNTGDRGEAINALVRRMN; this is encoded by the exons ATGTCGGCTCAGATTCGAAC CACCGTCCCCGCCGCTCACGACGTCCTCGTCCCCGAGACTCTCCTCAAGAAGAGGAAGTCGGACGCCAAGGCCCGTGAGGAgaaggctgccaaggctgccgagaccaagaag GCCAACctcgccaagcgcaaggtCATCTTCAAGCGGGCCGAGCAGTACACCAAGGAGTACCGCTCCGCCGAGCGCGAGGAGATTCGTCTCCGCCGtgccgccaaagccaagggTGACTTCTACGTTGCCGGTCAGCCCAAGGTTGTCTTTGTTGTCCGTCTCCGTGGTATCAACAACATCGCCCCCAAGCCGCGCAAGATCCTGCAGCTCCTCCGTCTCCTCCAGATCAACAACGGTGTCTTTGTCCGATTGACCAAGGCCACCTCGCAGATGCTCCAGCTCGTTCAGCCTTACGTCACCTACGGCGCACCCAACCTCAAGACCATCCGTGAGCTCGTCTACAAGCGTGGTTACGCCAAGGTCAACCGTCAGCGCCTGCCCATCAACGACAACAAGATCATTGAGGAGAACCTCGGCAAGTTCGGCATCCTCTCGATCGAGGACATTGTCCACGAGATCGCCACCTGCGGCCCCAACTTCAAGGCCGTCTCCAACTTCCTTTGGGCCTTCAAGCTTTCGAACCCCAACGGTGGCTTCAAGGGTAAGAAGCTCACCCACTACACCGAGGGCGGCAACACTGGTGACCGTGGCGAGGCCATCAACGCTCTCGTCCGCCGAATGAACTGA
- a CDS encoding uncharacterized protein (related to PHO8 - repressible alkaline phosphatase vacuolar) translates to MDLDSKLPRPASAVDSSARRHRAQETSSQRYIRLRAAAYLSNVFKAALLLLTLLALHRESFDYVSDIASGVWHWPWSPRPVKTNIILMISDGYGPASLTFTRHFAQALNNDTDSESPFQLPLDTILVGTHRSRSSSSLITDSAAGATAFSCAKKSYNGAIGVTSDGNACGTVFEAAKRKGLLTGVVVTSRLTDATPAAFISHAASRAEEPLIASQMIGGNKNPLGQRTLDLAIGGGGCAFLPNSTIVSCRQDDEDTVEYAKQLGWDVRLAFPSNTSADSLYSQLHSSDELFGTASGRSKPQLPFMALLAPVNTPYEIDRVNIPAPLPLKPLSHYASKALELLSTSDQNDKGFILMIEGSQIDLCAHNNDPACHAREALAYHDTIALVKQFVDQHNSKSERTLLISTSDHETGGVTLGRQLSLDYPNYAYYPERLLNAKHSTPILTAVLIDFVRSETGKVASRDGKVSESLVRHFIRDKILGESGLGFSGKVQGGKPTEVEIEAVWKVVKDEILTVQDESTLYQASAYLRQSHNTAHRADGISRSLNWMGPVPGVNLDGIRRVISDIAARRAEIGFSTSGHTGIDINVYAYGAETHRLVGNQDNTNIGVVIKDILALDLEAVTRDLNKS, encoded by the coding sequence ATGGACCTCGACTCCAAGCTGCCACGACCCGCCAGTGCCGTTGACTCATCGGCGCGTCGTCACCGTGCTCAGGAGACGTCATCGCAGCGCTACATCCGGCTCCGTGCAGCAGCATACTTGTCCAACGTCTTCAAAGCTGCTCTCCTCCTCTTGACCTTGTTGGCCTTGCATCGCGAGAGCTTCGACTATGTCTCTGACATTGCCTCTGGCGTCTGGCATTGGCCTTGGTCTCCACGTCCCGTCAAGACCAACATCATCCTCATGATCAGCGACGGCTACGGTCCTGCCTCGCTCACTTTTACGCGTCACTTTGCTCAAGCGCTCAACAACGATACCGACAGCGAAAGCCCCTTCCAACTCCCGCTCGATACCATCCTTGTTGGTACGCATCGATCCAGATCCTCTTCTTCGCTTATCACAGACTCTGCGGCGGGCGCGACTGCTTTTTCGTGCGCAAAGAAATCGTACAATGGCGCGATTGGTGTTACATCCGATGGAAACGCGTGTGGTACCGTGTTTGAAGCCGCCAAGCGTAAAGGCTTGCTGACAGGTGTGGTGGTCACTTCTAGATTGACGGATGCTACTCCGGCAGCGTTCATCTCCCATGCCGCATCGAGGGCAGAAGAGCCGCTGATTGCTTCACAGATGATTGGAGGCAACAAGAATCCCCTAGGCCAACGTACTTTGGATCTTGCcatcggtggtggtggatgtgCCTTTCTGCCCAACTCGACTATCGTTTCATGTCGAcaagatgatgaggatACGGTTGAGtacgccaagcagctcggaTGGGATGTACGTCTCGCTTTCCCTTCCAACACCTCGGCTGATTCGCTTTACTCTCAACTGCATTCCAGTGACGAACTCTTCGGTACTGCTAGCGGACGCTCGAAGCCGCAACTTCCATTTATGGCTCTACTCGCACCGGTCAACACGCCGTACGAgatcgatcgagtcaaCATTCCCGCACCACTCCCTCTCAAACCGCTCTCGCACTACGCTTCCAAGGCACTCGAGCTTCTCTCCACTTCCGATCAAAACGACAAAGGTTTCATCCTCATGATCGAAGGCTCTCAGATCGACCTCTGTGCACACAACAACGACCCCGCCTGTCATGCACGCGAAGCGCTCGCTTACCATGACACAATCGCACTCGTCAAGCAATTTGTCGATCAGCACAACTCCAAGAGCGAGAGAACGTTGCTCATTTCCACATCGGATCACGAAACGGGTGGAGTGACGTTGGGTAGGCAACTGTCTCTCGACTATCCGAACTACGCGTACTATCCGGAGCGTCTGCTGAACGCCAAGCATTCGACGCCGATTCTGACAGCTGTGCTGATCGATTTCGTCCGCAGCGAAACGGGCAAAGTCGCTTCGCGCGATGGCAAGGTGAGCGAGAGTTTGGTGAGGCACTTCATCCGAGACAAGATTCTGGGCGAATCAGGTCTTGGATTCAGCGGAAAGGTCCAGGGTGGTAAGCCGACCGAGGTCGAAATCGAGGCCGTGTGGAAAGTTGTCAAGGACGAGATCCTAACGGTCCAGGACGAATCGACGCTCTATCAGGCTAGTGCGTACCTCCGACAGTCACATAACACAGCACACCGTGCAGATGGCATTTCACGATCTCTTAACTGGATGGGTCCCGTTCCGGGTGTCAATCTGGACGGCATCAGGAGGGTGATTTCCGATATCGCTGCCAGGAGAGCCGAAATCGGCTTTTCGACTAGTGGACACACTGGCATTGACATCAACGTTTACGCGTACGGTGCAGAGACGCACAGACTCGTCGGTAACCAGGATAACACCAACATCGGTGTCGTCATCAAGGATATTCTAGCATTGGATCTCGAAGCTGTCACCAGGGATCTTAACAAGAGCTGA
- a CDS encoding uncharacterized protein (related to annexin XIV), translating into MSWQQNPYPPPQGYGAPPPMPQGGYGGYSAPVGPPPPHTGGYGAPPQAPYGGGYAPPPPGPPQHHHHNHHHQQQHHPSPPQHGYGAPVGPPPTGGAGAYYLGVPVPPPPPNQPAPPPPGYNAAQDVERIRKATKGFGTDEGALIATLAPLDAWQVDALRHTFKASVGKDLLTVLEKETSGWFEAALRAKVLGPVLYDCWLIKRACQGAGTHEDLLNEVLLGRTNSEMHILKQAYQATYGKNMEKVVEEELSFKTKRMFVMAMQGVRQEDNIPVDPRAVEADVAALHGAARGAGTDEIAICGILIQRSSPHLAAVAQAYQQRHRRPLSKMIDAEFSGHMQDALRFIVDGAEHDGQGITRDARLLEDSMKGMGTKDERLIYRVARLHWNKPRFEGQIKPAYAQLFHKKGLKNRVEGETSGDYKRMLSAMIGS; encoded by the coding sequence ATGTCCTGGCAGCAAAATCCTTACCCGCCCCCGCAAGGCTACGGTGCGCCTCCTCCCATGCCCCAAGGTGGTTATGGCGGCTACTCAGCCCCGGTTGGACCACCCCCACCTCACACTGGCGGTTACGGAGCTCCTCCTCAAGCTCCATACGGCGGCGGTTacgctcctcctcctcctggTCCACcgcagcaccaccatcataatcatcatcatcaacagcaacaTCACCCATCTCCTCCTCAACACGGATACGGGGCTCCCGTCGGACCACCTCCCACAGGAGGTGCTGGCGCTTACTACCTCGGTGTTCCCGTaccaccgcctcctccCAACCAGCCCGCTCCACCTCCGCCTGGCTACAATGCAGCGCAAGATGTAGAACGTATCCGCAAGGCAACCAAAGGGTTCGGTACCGACGAGGGCGCCCTCATTGCCACATTAGCACCTCTCGACGCTTGGCAggtcgatgcgcttcgCCACACGTTCAAGGCGTCCGTGGGCAAAGATTTACTCACAGTTCTCGAGAAGGAGACTTCGGGCTGGTTCGAAGCTGCTCTCCGCGCCAAGGTGCTCGGCCCCGTCCTGTACGATTGCTGGCTCATCAAACGCGCTTGTCAAGGCGCAGGTACGCATGAGGACCTTCTCAACGAAGTCCTCCTCGGCAGAACCAATTCGGAAATGCACATTCTCAAACAAGCCTACCAAGCTACTTATGGCAAGAACATGGAAAAGGTCGTCGAAGAGGAATTGTCATTCAAGACCAAGCGCATGTTCGTCATGGCCATGCAAGGCGTTCGTCAGGAAGACAACATTCCCGTCGACCCGCGCGCCGTAGAAGCcgacgttgctgctctgcatGGTGCCGCCCGAGGTGCGGGTACTGACGAGATCGCCATTTGCGGCATTCTGATCCAGCGCAGCAGTCCACATTTGGCCGCTGTGGCTCAGGCCTACCAGCAACGTCACCGAAGACCACTTTCCAAGATGATCGATGCCGAATTCTCAGGACATATGCAGGACGCACTTCgcttcatcgtcgatggcgcAGAGCACGACGGTCAGGGTATCACACGCGACGCTCGGTTGCTCGAGGACAGCATGAAGGGTATGGGCACCAAGGACGAGCGTCTCATCTACCGTGTCGCGCGCCTGCACTGGAACAAGCCTCGCTTCGAGGGTCAGATCAAACCCGCTTATGCACAGCTCTTCCACAAGAAGGGTCTTAAGAACCGCGTCGAGGGCGAGACCAGCGGTGATTATAAGCGCATGCTTTCGGCCATGATCGGATCGTGA
- a CDS encoding uncharacterized protein (related to prefoldin subunit 3 / related to SIW14 - Tyrosine phosphatase involved in actin filament organization), translating to MSSTSSTIAGPSQSKVEINSRGIPHAPFISNVQEYLGGPDEEVEPTLKKFQETMSKYKFMELNTAQRRRGLEEKIPDIRKTLQMVNFLKDKKDDPEPIETTFELNDTLYAKATLDPTDTVHLWLGANVMLEYPLDEAISLLTSKLNGAEKSLTTSKEDLDFLREQITIMEVNTARVHNWDVKRRRERREELERGGLAERAATGSKTSQASTSGGGWLFDDRDKSETGAGKNETGAVFQESAKGGAKPRDGTNAAVDPPASSKTTAQLDGVGGSRRLSTDVVLTESQVASEAATTHLSANSMLTTPNDVPLPSQTGNHSDPIALTKLAPTSAPPPHSTLPASPLSLPHATDPLSSTTLIVPPLNFAMVSRGIYRSGHPNERNFEFLRRLSLKTVLYLGTEDYRSNMTNWTASQNITTHHLRLAINKEPTAEMDHADVVKALQLILKPENWPILIHCNKGKYRVGCIVGLVRRLQSWSHTSIFEEYSRFAGTKISDLEFIEVFDLDKVSLAG from the exons ATGTCGTCCACATCATCCACCATTGCTGGACCGTCGCAATCCAAAGTTGAGATCAACTCGCGTGGCATCCCACACGCTCCTTTCATC TCCAATGTGCAAGAATACTTGGGCGGGCCAGACGAAGAAGTCGAACCGACACTCAAAAAGTTTCAAGAGACCATGTCCAAGTACAAGTTCATGGAGCTCAACACCGCACAGCGACGTCGAGGACTTGAAGAAAAGATCCCCGACATCCGCAAGACGCTTCAAATGGTCAATTTCTtgaaggacaagaaggacgatCCAGAACCAATAGAGACCACTTTCGAGCTAAACGACACGCTCTATGCAAAAGCTACATTGGATCCTACCGACACTGTGCACCTGTGGCTGGGC GCAAATGTGATGCTCGAATACCCCTTGGACGAAGCCATCTCTTTGCTCACATCCAAACTCAATGGAGCCGAAAAATCGCTCACCACGTCCAAAGAGGATCTCGACTTCTTGCGCGAACAAATTACCATCATGGAAGTCAACACGGCTCGTGTCCATAATTGGGACGTCAAACGCCGTCGTGAACGCAGAGAAGAGCTCGAACGTGGTGGTCTTGCCGAACGTGCCGCCACCGGTTCGAAAACATCACAGGCGTC CACcagtggtggtggatggcTTTTCGACGATCGTGACAAGAGCGAAACGGGTGCGGGCAAGAATGAGACGGGTGCAGTATTTCAGGAGAGTGCCAAAGGTGGCGCGAAGCCGAGAGATGGCACGAATGCAGCCGTGGATCCACCAGCCTCATCAAAAACTACAGCGCAGCTAGACGGTGTAGGCGGTTCAAGACGCCTGTCTACTGACGTTGTGTTGACCGAATCACAGGTCGCCTCGGAAGCAGCTACCACCCATCTGTCAGCGAATTCAATGCTGACGACACCGAATGACGTTCCGTTGCCCAGCCAAACCGGCAATCACAGCGACCCGATCGCTCTCACCAAACTTGCCCCCACCAGCGCACCTCCCCCGCACTCGACCTTACCCGCCTCGCCTCTCAGCCTACCTCACGCAACTGACCCGCTGTCATCAACGACGCTCATCGTGCCACCTCTGAACTTCGCCATGGTCTCCCGCGGCATCTACCGTTCAGGTCACCCCAACGAACGCAATTTTGAATTTTTGCGTCGTCTCTCGCTGAAAACCGTCCTGTACTTGGGCACAGAAGACTACCGTTCCAATATGACCAACTGGACAGCATCTCAAAACATCACAACACACCACCTCCGTTTGGCGATCAACAAAGAACCCACGGCAGAGATGGATCACGCCGATGTCGTCAAAGCTCTCCAACTCATCCTAAAACCCGAAAATTGGCCGATATTGATCCATTGCAACAAAGGAAAGTACAGAGTAGGATGCATCGTAGGACTGGTGAGGAGGTTGCAGAGTTGGAGTCATACAAGCATCTTCGAGGAGTATAGCAGGTTTGCAGGGACCAAGATCAGCGATTTGGAGTTTATCGAGGTGTTCGATCTGGACAAGGTCTCCTTGGCAGGTTAA